The DNA window ATCACGGCTGATTATGAATACCTTTTTCCGCTCACAGGCAAAAGGAAGTATGGCGTACATTACCTTCCACAGCCTGACTATACGCAGCAACTCGGACTATTCTCGGTGTATGAGGTCACAGAAACTGACGTCCGAAAATTCCTCGAAGCCATCCCTGCAAAATATCGCTATATTGATATTCAATTTAATTCAGCCAACAGGCTTCTCGGCATTTCCGATTTTGAAGTAAAAAGACGCAGAACCCATTATCTCGATCTTTCGCCTCCCTACGGAGAATTGAAGAAAAATTATGCGCAACTAAGAAAGAGAAACCTGAAAAAAGCTGCTAAAAAGCACGTAAGCGTAGAGGTAAATGCAGACCCGGCAATGGCGCTGGATTTTTATTATAGCTCGCTTGGACGCAAGCTCAAAGGCGTGGGGCGCAAACAAATGGCATTGCTGAAAAAATTAGTGGCAGCGCTGATGGCCAGAAAAATGTGCCGCCTCTACTCCGCTCACGACTCGCTGGGCCAGCTCATGAGCATCAGCTTTTTTATTATTGACAGAGATTATTGTATTTACCTGATCGGTTCCTCCAACGAAGCGGGGAGAAATTTGGGCGGGCACACGCTGTTGTTTGATCAACTCATCCGGGATTTTGCTTCCACATCGAAAATCCTGGATTTTGAAGGCTCAGAAATACCTTCCATCGCCAATTTCTTTAAAAGTTTTGGCAGTGAAGAAATTTTATATTTGCAAATACGCGCTAACAAACTTCCAATCCTGTTAAGATGGTTCAAAGAGTAATAAACCTTGGCGAAAGCAATTCCCTTGTAAATGAATTCGTAAGTGAACTGCGAGATGAAACGGGGCAGCAAGACCGGATGCGATTCAGAAGAAACCTCATCCGGCTGGGAGAGATCTTCGCCTATGAGATCAGCAAGCACCTGGAGTGGGAGAATCGTGAGGTAACCACACCCCTGGGGGTTTCCACAATTCCCCGGCTCAAGGATCAGCCGGTATTGGCCGCCATTCTGCGGGCCGCACTGCCCATGCACCAGGGAATGCTGAATTTCTTTGACAAGGCTGACAACGCATTTATCTCCGCATATCGCCAACCCTCTTCAGAAGACGGTTTTGAGATCAGAATAGAATACGTTTCCGCTCCTGCGCTGGCTGACAGGGTGATTGTGGTGGTAGATCCCATGCTGGCCACAGGTTCTTCCCTGGTACTTGCCTGCGAAGAATTATTAAAAAATGCCAAACCAAAACACCTGCACCTGGTAAGCGTTATCAGCAGCGTTGTGGGCATTGACTTCGTAAAGCACCGCCTGAGCAACTTCACCATCTGGACCGCAGCGATTGATGAAGAGCTCACTGCCAAAGCGTACATTGTGCCCGGCCTGGGTGATGCAGGCGATCTTGCCTATGGCGAAAAAGACGTATGATTTCTCAAATTTTGCTGAATGTTAGAAGCCGTAGCCTTTCTTATTCTGGGAGTAGTCGTTCTTCTGGGAGGAGGCGAATTGCTGGTGCGCGAAGCTATAAAAGTTGCTTTGCGGGCGAGGATTTCCATTCTGGTCGTAGCCTCCACTATTGTGGCTTTTGCTACCTCCGCTCCTGAGCTTGTGGTGAGCATCTATGCCGCCTTTTTCGGCACTCCTGATATTTCTGTCGGAAATGTAGTGGGATCCAACATTTCCAACATCGGACTTATCCTAGGCGCCACGGCCATCATCCGGCCCGTAATCCTCCGAAAAACCACCCTCACCTTCGACTGGCCCATAATGATCATTTCAGCATTAATGCTCATTATCTTTTCCTGGAACTTTAGTCTTGGCTTTATAGAAGGCAGCATTTTCATTATTTGCCTCATTTTCTACAGTTCCTATCTCATCATTAATTCCCGCAAATCAGGCGTGGACCAGAGCAATCCCGCAAAAGAGATAGAGGAAGAAGAGAAGAAAGCAAAAAAGCATCGCCCGGTGATCGTTCATATTGTATTGCTGCTGGTCGCTATTTTGGCGCTTTACCTCGGCTCCAGGTGGTTCGTTTGGGGAGCCACAGAACTTGCTGTTTATTTTGGCGTGAGTGAACGAATCGTTGCCCTCACCATCGTCTCAATCGGAACCAGCCTGCCGGAAATGATGACCTCCATTATTGCGGTGGTGAAACGAAATGCTGACATCGCTGTCGGGAGCCTGGTCGGCTCCAACATATTTAATATCTTCAGCATTCTGGGCATTACAGCCTTATTAAAGCCTATTCAAATATCAGAAGTGTTTTTGCAGCTCGACTATTTTTGGATGATCGGCCTGTCCCTTCTCCTCTTTCCGCTCATGCATAAGCATGACAAGATCACTCGTGGCGGAGGATTCATGCTTCTGGGTTTTTACCTGCTCTATCTTGTTTATATACTGTGATGGAACAGGCGCTGAAAATACTCAGTGTGATAGCCCTCTGTTCCTTTAAATACCTGATGGGAAACGGGCTTGCCATAGTGTATGGATTCGACTTTTTTACCGCACTGCTTTCCACGGTGGCCGGAGGTGTAGCCGGTGTAATCTTCTTCATTTATCTGGGCCACCAGGCACGGAAAGCACTGGCCTACTTCTTCCCCGGATTGCGAAACCTGCGGCCCGCATGGAGTGTCCCGCTTAGCAGCAAAACCGGAACAGGACCGGAGAGCACAAAGCCAGAAAAACCCATGAGCCGCAAAGAGCGGTGGATACAACGCATTATAAATAACTATGGGCTGGCCGGCATAGCAATACTCACCCCTGTGCTTTTTACTGTGCCTGTCGGGGCATTCATCGCTGTGGCCCTGGATTTTCCCCGGCTCAGGATTGTCTTTTATATGGCCGGATCATTTTTCCTCTGGTCCCTTTTTATGCTTGGCCTGGCATCTCTTACCGGCATTGATGTGCCATCGCTTTACCGTGATCTGGAATTTTAAGCAATCAAGTCAGCAGACCGTATCAACGCTTACGAAGTATTTTCCTTCTTTGCTGAGAAACTTGTGTTTACGGCTTCTACCGCTTAGTTTTGCTAAAGGTGATGGGATTAAGATACGCGCCCCAGGAGCGTGCCAGATCAGGGGTGTTCAGTATCCATTGAGAATATTGATATTTGAAGGTTGAGGGCTAAACTTGATAAAAATCACATAATAACACCCTCAGTGGAGGGCTAAATGTGATAAAATGACATATATAAACAAGTTGTGCGTCAGCTAAAAAAACCACTAACCGAAATATTAAACCGTAAACCATGAACAAATTATCAAAGTACATTTTGGGTTTGGCCCTTACATTAATTGGAGTAGTAACAATAGCAAAAACATCGTTTCTCGGTGGACTACTCATAATTATTACCGGATTAAGTCTAATTCCACCAATATCAGACAAACTCATTGAAAGACTTTCTTTTCTTGCAAAGAGACCAGTCAGAATAGCGTTTAAAATAAGTCTTTTGATTCTTGGACTTGCTGTAACAGGTAGTACATTGGACAAGCAAGAACCTGAAATAAATAGCACCAATTTAGCTCAAGGTTCTGCCTCGGAAAAATCTCCGTATCAGAACTATTTAAACGAAGTCGAAAAAAGAGTAGCCTCACTCCCCGAAGAACAAAAGGCATGGAGAAATAACAAATTGACTGAACTCAAGGAAATGAACACTTACAAATTACTTGTAGATAACGAAACCGTTTCAGTAGATTACATTCCTGTCCTAAATGCCATTTCTAACGGAATGACATACATAAGTTCGGAAGGATTTAGTGTAGATGAAGTAATCATCAAGCGACTTGAACAAATGACAAATGGAGACGAATTAGTAAGATTTTCAATAACCGTAATAGGACTTGCACAACCACAACGCGGTGGCTTGACTAATGAAATCATTGATGTTTTCGTCCGCTACAAAAATCGCTACAAGTATTATGGTGAACCAAGTGTAGTATTCGATGCCGATGGCAAGCAGACAGGAAAAATAGAATTCAACTATGACTTGTCTTCGCTATTTGGTGTTATTGCCCCGACAAACAAAGAAGTCCTAAATGCGGTTTATGAGGCTCGTTCAAAAGGACTATCCGTATGGAACGATGAAGGAGACTACACTTACAACTATATTGCTACAAAAAGAGGTTATAACGACTACTTGAAACGAATTTATCCAAGTAGCCCATATTACATTGACGCAGACTTTGAATTATCGGCAACTCAACTATTCAAAGCTTATGACGACAACGAAGTTGCTGCCGATGACAAATACTTAGATCGAAAACTAATGGTTCACGGTGTCATTGAAGACATTGGGAAAGACATCATGGGAGACCCTTATGTGTCTCTCGGTGTGGACTACTTACAGAGCGTAAATTGTTATTTCTCGGACGACAACATGAACGTCATTTCAAAATTGAGAAAGGGACAAAACCTGACCGTTATCGGAGTCTGTAAGGGGAAAACATTGAACATTTCGGTTAGTTTGAACGACTGTATAATTTGGGAATAAAGAAAAAGCCGAACGCACAA is part of the Bacteroidia bacterium genome and encodes:
- a CDS encoding GNAT family N-acetyltransferase translates to MKIYHLKHREIDKQKWDLMVAASRNRLPYCFSWFLDIVSPGWEALITADYEYLFPLTGKRKYGVHYLPQPDYTQQLGLFSVYEVTETDVRKFLEAIPAKYRYIDIQFNSANRLLGISDFEVKRRRTHYLDLSPPYGELKKNYAQLRKRNLKKAAKKHVSVEVNADPAMALDFYYSSLGRKLKGVGRKQMALLKKLVAALMARKMCRLYSAHDSLGQLMSISFFIIDRDYCIYLIGSSNEAGRNLGGHTLLFDQLIRDFASTSKILDFEGSEIPSIANFFKSFGSEEILYLQIRANKLPILLRWFKE
- the upp gene encoding uracil phosphoribosyltransferase, encoding MVQRVINLGESNSLVNEFVSELRDETGQQDRMRFRRNLIRLGEIFAYEISKHLEWENREVTTPLGVSTIPRLKDQPVLAAILRAALPMHQGMLNFFDKADNAFISAYRQPSSEDGFEIRIEYVSAPALADRVIVVVDPMLATGSSLVLACEELLKNAKPKHLHLVSVISSVVGIDFVKHRLSNFTIWTAAIDEELTAKAYIVPGLGDAGDLAYGEKDV
- a CDS encoding calcium/sodium antiporter, which gives rise to MLEAVAFLILGVVVLLGGGELLVREAIKVALRARISILVVASTIVAFATSAPELVVSIYAAFFGTPDISVGNVVGSNISNIGLILGATAIIRPVILRKTTLTFDWPIMIISALMLIIFSWNFSLGFIEGSIFIICLIFYSSYLIINSRKSGVDQSNPAKEIEEEEKKAKKHRPVIVHIVLLLVAILALYLGSRWFVWGATELAVYFGVSERIVALTIVSIGTSLPEMMTSIIAVVKRNADIAVGSLVGSNIFNIFSILGITALLKPIQISEVFLQLDYFWMIGLSLLLFPLMHKHDKITRGGGFMLLGFYLLYLVYIL